In one Methylobacterium sp. SyP6R genomic region, the following are encoded:
- a CDS encoding alpha/beta hydrolase, with amino-acid sequence MSGRLVIIVLLGLCMGGTFAQAGEIRGVPLPDDVSVVTVPDAVPRPASSFLGAWIGTWSGLIPHVLIVERVDPDGQGAQVVYALAAAPEFRIERQWRRGRATISGHTLTLEGSAPATYILDGDTLEATYRRDTVRDYARMRRVALSDLTDAAQGLDWSEPQTTFVEGPVENGAPTRLEVAVFRPPGPGPFPLLVFNHGSTGLGRDPASFTRTYVAFPLADDLVRRGWMVAFPQRRGRGRSGGLYDEGFDPDRSKGYTCDAPIALAGAERALADVEAAAAALRRRDDVAPGPILIGGQSRGGALAIAFAGRHPDLVRGVLNFVGGWLGEACASAAEVNATLLRSGAAFPGPTLWLYGRHDAYFSIAHSRRSFDAFRAAGGTGEFLTFDVPGRVGHAVGWYRDLWQEPVGRYLDGLGTPSPR; translated from the coding sequence ATGTCCGGGCGATTGGTCATCATCGTCCTGCTGGGGCTGTGCATGGGAGGAACTTTCGCGCAGGCCGGCGAGATCCGCGGCGTGCCGCTTCCGGACGACGTATCGGTCGTCACGGTCCCGGATGCCGTTCCGCGACCGGCCAGCTCCTTTCTGGGCGCCTGGATTGGAACTTGGAGCGGCCTCATCCCGCATGTGCTGATCGTCGAGCGCGTCGATCCGGACGGCCAGGGCGCCCAGGTCGTCTATGCCCTCGCCGCCGCCCCGGAGTTTCGGATCGAGCGCCAGTGGCGCCGCGGCCGGGCGACGATCTCCGGCCACACGCTGACGCTCGAAGGCTCCGCCCCGGCGACCTACATCCTCGACGGGGATACCCTGGAGGCGACGTACCGTCGCGATACCGTGCGGGATTACGCCCGCATGCGCCGAGTTGCCCTGAGCGACCTGACCGACGCGGCGCAGGGCCTCGATTGGTCGGAGCCGCAGACGACCTTCGTCGAAGGCCCGGTCGAGAACGGCGCGCCCACGCGACTCGAGGTTGCGGTGTTCCGGCCGCCCGGCCCGGGCCCGTTTCCCCTCCTGGTCTTCAACCACGGCTCGACCGGCCTGGGGCGCGATCCCGCCAGCTTCACCCGGACCTACGTCGCCTTTCCCCTCGCCGACGATCTGGTCCGCCGGGGGTGGATGGTGGCATTTCCGCAGCGGCGCGGGCGCGGCCGGTCGGGTGGCCTCTACGACGAGGGGTTCGATCCCGACCGGAGCAAGGGCTATACCTGCGATGCGCCGATCGCGCTTGCAGGCGCGGAGCGGGCGCTGGCCGATGTCGAGGCCGCTGCGGCGGCCCTGCGGCGTCGGGACGACGTCGCCCCGGGGCCGATCCTGATCGGTGGCCAGTCGCGGGGCGGCGCCCTGGCAATCGCCTTCGCGGGACGGCACCCGGACCTCGTCCGCGGCGTCCTGAACTTCGTCGGCGGCTGGCTCGGCGAGGCCTGCGCCAGCGCCGCCGAGGTCAACGCGACCCTGCTGCGCAGCGGCGCCGCCTTCCCGGGCCCGACCCTCTGGCTCTACGGCCGTCACGACGCCTATTTTTCCATCGCCCACAGCCGCCGAAGCTTCGATGCGTTTCGCGCCGCCGGCGGCACCGGCGAGTTCCTGACCTTCGACGTGCCGGGCCGGGTCGGCCACGCGGTCGGCTGGTATCGCGACCTGTGGCAGGAGCCCGTCGGGCGCTACCTCGACGGCCTCGGGACACCCTCGCCCCGCTGA
- a CDS encoding Lrp/AsnC family transcriptional regulator has product MPETVTLDRFDRALLAEVQADTLTPARILAERVGLSESAVLRRLRRLRQAGVIVADVAVVHPAVLGTPLCLHVLVSLERETSDRLDAFVRILRARPEVRAAWYVTGEADFVLELRLPGMAEYEAFTRAVFHDDPNVRAFRTLVAMRQVIGV; this is encoded by the coding sequence ATGCCGGAAACCGTCACCCTCGACCGCTTCGACCGCGCCTTGCTCGCCGAGGTCCAGGCCGACACCCTGACCCCGGCGCGGATCCTGGCCGAGCGGGTCGGCCTGTCCGAGAGCGCGGTGCTGCGCCGCCTGCGGCGGCTGCGCCAGGCGGGCGTCATCGTCGCCGACGTGGCGGTGGTGCATCCCGCGGTGCTCGGCACGCCGCTCTGCCTGCACGTGCTGGTCTCGCTGGAGCGCGAGACCTCCGACCGGCTCGACGCCTTCGTGCGCATCTTGCGCGCGCGGCCCGAGGTGCGGGCGGCGTGGTACGTGACCGGCGAGGCCGATTTCGTGCTCGAGCTGCGCCTGCCCGGCATGGCCGAGTACGAGGCCTTCACCCGCGCGGTGTTCCACGACGACCCGAACGTGCGGGCGTTCCGCACGCTGGTGGCGATGCGGCAGGTGATCGGGGTTTGA
- a CDS encoding pyridoxal-phosphate dependent enzyme: protein MTDTASSRPRPASSPDAIAAFLRGLDPAYAPTPLRTLPALARTLGVAQVLAKDESVRTLGSFKSLGGTYAGLMALARAAGTSPADLLAARPAGQPALICASDGNHGLAVAAAARFAGAPARVFLHAGVPPWRARRIRDEGAEIVRVAGTYDDAVEAAAMASRMGAGLLVADTTDDPSDPTVRDVMAGYGVMAAEIRDQAGGDRPTHLFVQAGVGGLAAAMAEGLAGWLGPPGLVVAVEPEQAACLAPALAAGHPVRVPGDLHTTAEMLSCGEASAPALTLLRRHGTKAATVTEAELMQAPKILAEAGGPATTPSGAAGLAGLVAALADPARAAEFRLDRESRVLVLVTEAALQEVVQEAVREAVRESVEEA, encoded by the coding sequence ATGACCGACACCGCTTCCTCCCGCCCTCGCCCGGCCTCCTCGCCCGATGCCATCGCCGCCTTCCTGCGCGGGCTCGATCCGGCCTACGCGCCGACGCCGCTGCGCACCCTGCCGGCGCTCGCCCGCACACTCGGCGTGGCACAGGTCCTCGCCAAGGACGAGAGCGTCCGGACGCTCGGCAGCTTCAAGTCGCTGGGGGGCACCTATGCCGGCCTCATGGCGCTCGCCCGCGCCGCCGGGACGAGCCCGGCCGATCTCCTGGCCGCGCGGCCCGCCGGGCAGCCGGCGCTGATCTGCGCCAGCGACGGCAATCACGGCCTCGCGGTCGCCGCGGCGGCGCGGTTCGCCGGGGCCCCGGCCCGGGTCTTCCTGCATGCGGGCGTGCCGCCGTGGCGGGCGCGGCGCATCCGCGACGAGGGCGCCGAGATCGTCCGGGTCGCCGGAACCTACGACGATGCGGTCGAGGCGGCGGCCATGGCGTCCCGCATGGGGGCCGGCCTCCTCGTCGCCGACACCACCGACGATCCCTCCGACCCGACCGTCCGGGACGTCATGGCCGGCTACGGCGTGATGGCGGCGGAGATCCGCGACCAGGCCGGGGGCGACCGCCCGACCCACCTCTTCGTCCAGGCCGGCGTCGGGGGGCTGGCCGCCGCGATGGCCGAGGGCCTGGCCGGCTGGCTCGGCCCCCCGGGCCTCGTCGTGGCGGTGGAGCCCGAGCAGGCGGCCTGCCTCGCCCCGGCGCTCGCCGCCGGCCATCCGGTCCGGGTGCCGGGCGATCTCCACACGACGGCCGAGATGCTGTCCTGCGGCGAGGCGAGCGCACCGGCGCTCACGCTCCTGCGGCGCCACGGCACCAAGGCCGCGACCGTCACCGAGGCCGAACTGATGCAGGCCCCAAAGATCCTCGCCGAGGCGGGCGGCCCCGCGACGACGCCGTCCGGCGCGGCGGGCCTCGCCGGCCTCGTGGCCGCGCTGGCCGATCCGGCCCGGGCGGCGGAGTTCCGCCTCGACCGGGAGAGCCGCGTGCTCGTCCTCGTCACCGAAGCGGCTCTGCAAGAGGTCGTGCAAGAGGCCGTGCGAGAGGCCGTGCGAGAGTCCGTGGAGGAGGCATGA
- a CDS encoding amidohydrolase has product MTVIDPALAQDMVAWRRDLHAHPEFGFEERRTAAFVAARLREFGLDVAEGIGGTGVVGTLRRGSGTRVIALRADMDALRIQEQGTHPHRSRVDGTMHACGHDGHTAMLLGAARLLATEGGFDGAVRFVFQPAEEWGRGALAMLGDGLMERFPFDEIHGLHNMPGLGIGRLETRPGPIMAAEDNFEIVLAGVGGHAARPQTGSEVLVAACATVMSLQTIVSRRLDPAEIGVVSVTELITDGTRNALPGRARILGDARSVRPEISAEIERQMRLIAEGTARAYGVTAEVGYAREFIPLLNDPALTQQALAAAADALGPHNAAVARAPMTGSEDFARFLAHVPGCFVFLGNGEESAPLHNPTFDFNDAALPFGVAYHVALVRRRLPVSS; this is encoded by the coding sequence ATGACGGTGATCGACCCCGCCCTCGCGCAAGACATGGTCGCCTGGCGCCGCGACCTCCACGCCCATCCCGAATTCGGGTTCGAGGAGCGGCGCACCGCCGCCTTCGTGGCGGCGCGCCTGCGGGAGTTCGGCCTCGACGTCGCCGAGGGGATCGGCGGCACCGGCGTGGTCGGCACGCTCCGGCGCGGCAGCGGCACCCGGGTCATCGCTCTGCGCGCCGACATGGACGCCCTGCGCATCCAGGAGCAGGGCACGCATCCCCACCGCTCGCGGGTCGACGGCACCATGCATGCCTGCGGCCATGACGGCCACACGGCGATGCTGCTCGGCGCCGCCCGGCTCCTCGCCACCGAGGGCGGCTTCGACGGGGCGGTGCGGTTCGTGTTCCAGCCCGCCGAGGAATGGGGCCGCGGCGCCCTGGCCATGCTCGGCGACGGCCTGATGGAGCGGTTCCCCTTCGACGAGATCCACGGTCTCCACAATATGCCCGGTCTGGGCATCGGCCGCCTCGAGACCCGCCCCGGGCCGATCATGGCGGCGGAGGACAATTTCGAGATCGTGCTCGCGGGCGTCGGCGGCCACGCCGCCCGGCCGCAGACCGGCAGCGAGGTCCTGGTCGCGGCTTGCGCCACGGTCATGTCGTTGCAGACGATCGTGTCGCGCCGCCTCGATCCGGCCGAGATCGGGGTCGTCTCGGTGACGGAGCTGATCACCGACGGCACCCGCAACGCCCTGCCCGGCCGGGCGCGGATCCTCGGCGATGCGCGCAGCGTCCGCCCCGAGATCAGCGCCGAGATCGAGCGGCAGATGCGCCTGATCGCCGAGGGAACGGCCCGGGCCTACGGCGTTACGGCCGAGGTCGGGTACGCCCGCGAATTCATCCCGCTCCTCAACGATCCCGCCCTGACGCAGCAGGCGCTCGCCGCCGCCGCGGACGCGCTCGGGCCGCACAACGCCGCCGTCGCGCGGGCGCCGATGACCGGATCGGAGGATTTCGCCCGCTTCCTCGCGCATGTGCCGGGCTGCTTCGTCTTCCTCGGCAACGGCGAGGAGTCGGCGCCGCTCCACAACCCGACCTTCGATTTCAACGATGCCGCCCTGCCCTTCGGCGTCGCGTATCACGTCGCCCTGGTCCGCCGCCGCCTGCCCGTCTCGTCATGA
- a CDS encoding Zn-dependent hydrolase, protein MPAIDAARFLGRLSALAQVGRDGQGRLTRLAASEADRAGRDLVAGWMREAGLAVRVDGIGNLIGLWDPAGTGARPVMMGSHIDTVIDAGAYDGCTGVLAGLSVIEALREAGRIPKRPLALAAFTNEEGVRYAPDMMGSLVYAGGLPVEAALATVGTDGTVLGEELARIGYAGPEAPGFLHPHAYVELHVEQGPVLEREGLAIGAVEDLQGISWQEVTIEGAANHAGTTPMCLRRDAGVAAALLVAWLRARARAGNGRSVATVGRLRLEPDAINVIPARAILTIDLRDPDAVRLAGFEADLAARLEALAREEDVTVTVRRLARFDPVSFDAGIVRAIEAAARVRGLSVRRMTSGAGHDAQMMARLCPAAMIFVPSVGGISHNPAERTADADLVAGAEVLLDVVRGL, encoded by the coding sequence ATGCCCGCGATCGACGCCGCCCGCTTCCTCGGCCGCCTCTCCGCCCTCGCGCAGGTCGGTCGTGACGGGCAGGGCCGGCTGACCCGGCTCGCGGCCTCGGAGGCCGACCGGGCCGGGCGCGACCTGGTCGCCGGCTGGATGCGCGAGGCCGGATTGGCGGTGCGGGTCGACGGGATCGGCAACCTGATCGGGCTGTGGGATCCGGCCGGCACCGGCGCGCGGCCGGTGATGATGGGCTCGCATATCGACACGGTGATCGATGCCGGAGCCTATGACGGCTGCACCGGGGTGCTGGCCGGCCTCTCAGTCATCGAGGCCCTGCGCGAGGCCGGGCGGATCCCGAAGCGGCCGCTCGCGCTCGCGGCCTTCACCAACGAGGAGGGCGTGCGCTACGCCCCCGACATGATGGGCTCGCTGGTCTATGCCGGCGGCTTGCCCGTCGAGGCGGCGCTCGCCACGGTCGGCACCGATGGCACGGTGCTCGGCGAGGAGCTGGCCCGCATCGGCTATGCCGGGCCCGAGGCGCCGGGCTTTCTGCATCCCCATGCTTACGTCGAGCTGCACGTCGAGCAGGGGCCGGTGCTGGAGCGGGAGGGGCTGGCGATCGGCGCGGTCGAGGACCTGCAGGGCATCTCCTGGCAGGAGGTCACGATCGAGGGCGCGGCCAACCACGCCGGCACCACCCCGATGTGCTTACGCCGGGATGCCGGCGTCGCGGCGGCCCTGCTGGTGGCCTGGCTGAGGGCGCGGGCGCGCGCCGGCAACGGCCGCAGCGTCGCCACCGTCGGGCGCCTGCGCCTGGAGCCGGACGCGATCAACGTGATCCCGGCCCGCGCGATCCTCACCATCGACCTGCGCGATCCGGATGCGGTGCGCCTTGCCGGTTTCGAGGCCGACCTGGCGGCGCGGCTCGAGGCTCTCGCGCGGGAGGAGGACGTGACGGTCACGGTCCGCCGCCTCGCCCGGTTCGACCCGGTGAGCTTCGATGCCGGCATCGTCCGGGCGATCGAGGCGGCGGCGCGGGTCCGCGGTCTCTCGGTCCGCCGCATGACCTCGGGGGCCGGCCACGACGCCCAGATGATGGCCCGGCTCTGCCCCGCCGCGATGATCTTCGTGCCGAGCGTCGGAGGCATCAGCCACAACCCGGCCGAGCGCACCGCGGATGCCGATCTCGTCGCCGGGGCCGAGGTGCTGCTCGACGTGGTGCGGGGCCTGTGA
- a CDS encoding Crp/Fnr family transcriptional regulator, with product MGRLAGFPFFKDAGVDLTSYESRCIWRRFDANEILVDFDDASTDVYLLASGEVRILNRTQSGKEVILGEMRAGEFFGELAAIDGVSRSANVTALTRGELCVVPAAVFREIVFAAPPIADRLLRLLAKRVRMLNARLMEHAVLDLRHRLYAELLRLSTPRPGTDGERAVSPPPYHHVLAARIGCRREQVTREFTVMAQEGLVDRTRGALILRRPDILEARVAEALREDS from the coding sequence ATGGGTCGGCTCGCAGGGTTTCCCTTCTTCAAGGATGCGGGCGTCGACCTGACCTCCTACGAATCGCGCTGCATCTGGCGCCGGTTCGACGCCAACGAGATCCTGGTCGACTTCGACGACGCCTCGACCGACGTCTACCTCCTGGCCTCCGGCGAGGTGCGGATCCTCAACCGGACGCAATCCGGCAAGGAGGTGATCCTGGGCGAGATGCGGGCCGGCGAGTTCTTCGGCGAGCTTGCCGCCATCGACGGGGTCAGCCGCTCGGCCAACGTCACGGCGCTCACCCGCGGCGAGCTCTGCGTGGTGCCGGCCGCGGTGTTCCGCGAGATCGTCTTCGCCGCGCCCCCGATCGCCGACCGGCTGCTGCGGCTCCTCGCCAAGCGGGTGCGGATGCTCAACGCCCGGCTGATGGAGCACGCCGTCCTCGACCTGCGCCACCGCCTCTACGCGGAGTTGCTGCGCCTCTCGACACCCCGGCCCGGCACCGACGGCGAGCGCGCGGTGAGCCCGCCGCCCTACCACCACGTGCTCGCCGCCCGCATCGGCTGCCGCCGCGAGCAGGTGACGCGGGAATTCACCGTGATGGCCCAGGAAGGCCTCGTCGACCGCACCCGCGGCGCGCTGATCCTGCGCCGGCCGGACATTCTGGAGGCGCGGGTGGCGGAGGCGTTGCGGGAAGACTCGTAA
- a CDS encoding nucleotide sugar dehydrogenase, with protein MTSLSETLSRLLSERRALIGIVGLGYVGLPLALAALRAGFSVLGFDVDPGRVAALNRGEGAFHHIPGEALGAAVAAGTFQATGDMARLSEPDAVLICVPTPLTRHREPDLTYVEATARAIAARLRPGQLVVLESTTYPGTTEEVMRPILEAGGLRSGTDFFLAYSPEREDPGNGEFDTARIPKVVGADDDAARTLAEALYGALVVRTVPVSSAAAAEAVKLTENIFRSVNIALVNELKLVYDAMGIDVWEVIQAAATKPFGFMPFQPGPGLGGHCIPIDPFYLAWKAREFDVPARFVELAGEVNTRMPYHVVERLAAAVDRTGRAFSGATVLVLGLAYKRNVEDTRESPALKLIRLIEARGARALYHDPLVPVLPATREHPELAGRVSQPLDPGTLRAVDAVLIATDHDGVDYGLVAREARLVVDTRNVMARHGLTGATIVKA; from the coding sequence ATGACGTCCCTTTCCGAGACCTTGAGCCGGCTCCTGTCGGAGCGCCGGGCCCTGATCGGCATCGTCGGCCTCGGCTATGTCGGGCTGCCGCTGGCGCTCGCCGCGCTCCGGGCCGGCTTCTCGGTGCTCGGCTTCGACGTCGATCCCGGCCGCGTCGCGGCCCTCAACCGGGGCGAGGGGGCGTTCCACCACATCCCGGGCGAGGCCTTGGGAGCAGCGGTGGCGGCGGGCACCTTCCAGGCCACCGGCGACATGGCGCGTTTGTCCGAGCCCGACGCGGTGCTGATCTGCGTGCCGACGCCGCTCACCCGCCACCGCGAGCCGGACCTCACCTACGTCGAGGCCACCGCCCGGGCCATCGCCGCACGCTTGCGCCCGGGCCAGCTCGTGGTGCTCGAATCGACCACCTATCCGGGCACCACCGAGGAGGTGATGCGGCCGATCCTGGAGGCGGGGGGCCTGCGCTCGGGCACCGACTTCTTCCTCGCCTATTCGCCGGAGCGCGAGGATCCGGGCAACGGCGAGTTCGACACCGCCCGCATCCCCAAGGTGGTGGGGGCGGACGACGATGCCGCCCGGACCCTGGCGGAGGCGCTCTACGGCGCACTGGTGGTGCGCACCGTGCCGGTCTCCTCGGCGGCGGCCGCGGAGGCCGTGAAGCTCACGGAAAACATCTTCCGCTCGGTCAACATCGCCCTCGTGAACGAATTGAAGCTCGTCTACGACGCGATGGGGATCGACGTCTGGGAGGTGATCCAGGCCGCGGCCACCAAGCCCTTCGGCTTCATGCCGTTCCAGCCCGGGCCGGGCTTAGGCGGCCACTGCATCCCGATCGACCCGTTCTATCTCGCCTGGAAGGCGCGGGAATTCGACGTGCCGGCCCGGTTCGTGGAACTGGCCGGGGAGGTCAACACCCGGATGCCCTACCATGTGGTCGAGCGCCTGGCGGCCGCCGTCGACCGCACGGGCCGGGCCTTCTCGGGCGCGACGGTGCTGGTCCTCGGGCTCGCCTACAAGCGCAACGTCGAGGATACCCGCGAGAGCCCGGCGCTGAAGCTGATCCGGCTGATCGAGGCGCGCGGCGCCCGGGCGCTCTACCACGACCCCCTGGTGCCGGTGCTGCCGGCGACCCGCGAGCACCCGGAGCTCGCCGGGCGGGTCTCGCAGCCCCTCGACCCCGGGACCCTGCGGGCGGTCGACGCGGTGCTGATCGCCACCGACCATGACGGCGTCGATTACGGGCTGGTGGCGCGCGAAGCCCGCCTCGTCGTCGACACCCGCAACGTCATGGCGCGCCATGGTCTCACAGGCGCGACGATCGTGAAGGCGTAA
- a CDS encoding ABC-F family ATP-binding cassette domain-containing protein, giving the protein MLRVNDLTYRIGDRLILDHAGFALPERARVGIVGRNGAGKTTLFRIIQGEIPTEGGAIGLPKGTRIGGVAQEAPAGPETLHAVVLAADTERTRLMQEAETADGLRRAEIETRLVDIDAHSAPARAAAILHGLGFDAEAQARPCSDFSGGWRMRVALAAVLFSEPDLLLLDEPTNYLDIEGTLWLYDYLERYPRTALIISHDRDLLDTSVDHILHLDRGKLTLYRGGYTSFARQLAEKRMLQAKARVKQEAERAHLQSFVDRFKAKATKARQAQSRMKRLAKMEPIAALIEDDVPVIHLPSPERALSPPLVAMERVQAGYPDRTVLTGLNLTLAPDDRVALLGANGNGKSTFCKLIGGRLDPLSGEVRRWGKMNVAYFAQHQLDELRPAESAYAHVRDLMPDVPEARARAAAARLGFPGHKADTPVSQLSGGEKARLLMGLAAFNGPHLLILDEPTNHLDIESRQALVEAINDYEGAVILVSHDRFLVEACADRLWLVRNGTVKPFDGDMDDYRRLVLAGPETETAKTPDSTGGAKAVERRSNAERRAALAPLRRKLEAVEARMAKLSAAIAKIDAALADGTAFRTDAAKAGELARMRAEAAAALGSAEEEWLEVSGELEAEA; this is encoded by the coding sequence ATGCTCCGCGTGAACGACCTCACCTACCGGATCGGCGACCGCCTGATCCTCGACCATGCCGGCTTCGCCCTGCCCGAGCGGGCGCGGGTCGGGATCGTCGGGCGCAACGGCGCCGGCAAGACCACCCTGTTCCGGATCATCCAGGGCGAGATCCCCACGGAAGGCGGCGCGATCGGCCTGCCGAAGGGCACCCGGATCGGCGGTGTCGCGCAGGAGGCGCCGGCCGGCCCCGAGACCCTGCACGCGGTGGTGCTCGCAGCCGATACCGAGCGCACGCGCCTCATGCAGGAGGCCGAGACCGCCGACGGCTTGCGCCGGGCCGAGATCGAGACCCGGCTCGTCGACATCGACGCCCATTCGGCCCCGGCCCGGGCCGCCGCGATCCTGCACGGCCTCGGCTTCGACGCCGAGGCGCAAGCCCGGCCCTGCTCCGACTTCTCCGGCGGCTGGCGGATGCGGGTGGCGCTCGCCGCGGTGCTGTTCTCCGAGCCGGACCTGCTGCTCCTCGACGAGCCGACCAACTACCTCGACATCGAGGGCACGCTCTGGCTCTACGACTACCTCGAGCGCTATCCCCGCACCGCGCTGATCATCAGCCACGACCGGGACCTGCTCGATACCTCCGTCGACCACATCCTCCACCTCGATCGCGGCAAGCTCACGCTCTATCGCGGCGGCTACACCTCGTTCGCCCGCCAGCTCGCCGAGAAGCGCATGCTCCAGGCCAAGGCCCGGGTGAAGCAGGAAGCCGAGCGCGCCCATCTCCAGAGCTTCGTCGACCGCTTCAAGGCCAAGGCGACCAAGGCGCGCCAGGCCCAGTCGCGGATGAAGCGGCTCGCGAAGATGGAGCCGATCGCCGCGCTCATCGAGGACGACGTGCCGGTGATTCACCTGCCGAGCCCGGAGCGCGCCCTGTCGCCGCCGCTCGTCGCGATGGAGCGGGTCCAGGCCGGCTATCCCGACCGCACGGTGCTGACCGGCCTCAACCTGACGCTCGCCCCCGACGACCGGGTGGCCTTGCTCGGGGCCAACGGCAACGGCAAGTCGACCTTCTGCAAGCTCATCGGCGGCCGGCTCGACCCGCTCTCGGGCGAGGTGCGGCGCTGGGGCAAGATGAACGTCGCCTACTTCGCCCAGCACCAGCTCGACGAATTGCGCCCGGCCGAGAGCGCCTATGCCCATGTCCGCGACCTGATGCCGGACGTGCCGGAAGCGCGTGCGCGCGCCGCGGCGGCGCGCCTGGGATTTCCCGGCCACAAGGCCGACACCCCGGTCTCGCAGCTCTCCGGCGGCGAGAAGGCGCGGCTGCTGATGGGTTTGGCCGCCTTCAACGGCCCGCATCTCCTGATCCTCGACGAGCCGACCAACCACCTCGACATCGAGAGCCGCCAGGCGCTGGTCGAGGCGATCAACGACTACGAGGGCGCGGTGATCCTGGTGAGCCACGATCGCTTCCTGGTCGAGGCCTGCGCCGACAGGCTGTGGCTGGTGCGCAACGGCACCGTGAAGCCCTTCGACGGCGACATGGACGATTACCGTCGCCTGGTTCTCGCCGGCCCGGAGACGGAGACCGCGAAGACGCCGGACTCGACCGGCGGCGCCAAGGCGGTCGAGCGCCGCTCCAACGCCGAGCGCCGGGCGGCGCTCGCCCCGTTGCGCCGCAAGCTCGAGGCGGTGGAGGCGCGGATGGCCAAGCTCTCCGCCGCCATCGCCAAGATCGACGCGGCGCTCGCCGACGGCACCGCCTTCCGCACCGACGCCGCCAAGGCCGGCGAGCTCGCCCGCATGCGGGCCGAGGCCGCCGCGGCCTTGGGCAGCGCCGAGGAGGAGTGGCTGGAGGTGAGCGGCGAACTGGAGGCGGAGGCGTGA
- a CDS encoding class I SAM-dependent methyltransferase, with protein sequence MTDGSAPRGTAGYAAEAERLVSQYESIAFSEIHAAILPLLPAPPAHILDIGAGTGRDAAGFAALGYRVTAVEPTAELRRQAVALHPSPSIDWLDDGLPDLAALSGRREAFDVVMLTAVWMHLDEAERHRAMPRLAALVRVGGVMALSLRHGPVPPGRRMFDVSAAETIDLARGYGLRCLLCRTDEDAQLGRPGVTWDRVAFVRDEA encoded by the coding sequence GTGACGGACGGCAGCGCTCCCCGGGGTACGGCCGGCTACGCCGCCGAGGCCGAGCGGCTGGTCTCGCAATACGAGAGCATCGCCTTTTCGGAGATCCACGCGGCGATCCTGCCGCTGCTCCCCGCGCCGCCGGCCCATATCCTCGACATCGGCGCCGGGACCGGGCGGGATGCCGCGGGCTTCGCCGCCCTCGGCTACCGGGTGACCGCCGTCGAACCGACGGCCGAGCTGCGCCGGCAGGCGGTGGCCCTGCACCCCTCCCCGTCGATCGACTGGCTGGATGACGGCCTGCCGGACCTCGCCGCCCTCTCCGGTCGTCGCGAGGCCTTCGACGTCGTGATGCTCACCGCCGTCTGGATGCATCTCGACGAGGCCGAGCGCCACCGCGCCATGCCGCGCCTCGCCGCCCTGGTGCGGGTGGGCGGCGTGATGGCGCTGTCGCTGCGCCACGGCCCGGTGCCGCCGGGGCGCCGGATGTTCGACGTGTCGGCCGCCGAGACGATCGACCTCGCTCGGGGATACGGCCTGCGCTGCCTCCTGTGCCGGACCGACGAGGATGCCCAGCTCGGGCGCCCCGGCGTGACCTGGGACCGGGTCGCCTTCGTCCGGGACGAGGCGTAA